The following proteins are co-located in the Equus caballus isolate H_3958 breed thoroughbred chromosome 15, TB-T2T, whole genome shotgun sequence genome:
- the ACTR2 gene encoding actin-related protein 2 isoform X3: MVGDEASELRSMLEVNYPMENGIVRNWDDMKHLWDYTFGPEKLNIDTRNCKILLTEPPMNPTKNREKIVEVMFETYQFSGVYVAIQAVLTLYAQGLLTGVVVDSGDGVTHICPVYEGFSLPHLTRRLDIAGRDITRYLIKLLLLRGYAFNHSADFETVRMIKEKLCYVGYNIEQEQKLALETTVLVESYTLPDGRIIKVGGERFEAPEALFQPHLINVEGVGVAELLFNTIQAADIDTRSEFYKHIVLSGGSTMYPGLPSRLERELKQLYLERVLKGDVEKLSKFKIRIEDPPRRKHMVFLGGAVLADIMKDKDNFWMTRQEYQEKGVRVLEKLGVTVR; the protein is encoded by the exons ATGGTTGGTGATGAGGCAAGTGAATTACGCTCAATGTTAGAAGTTAACTACCCTATGGAAAATGGCATAGTACGAAATTGGGATGACATGAAACACCTGTGGGACTATACATTTGGACCAGAAAAACTTAACATAGATACCAGAAATTGTAAAATCTTACTCACAGAACCTCCTATGAACCCAaccaaaaacagagagaagattgTAGAG GTCATGTTTGAAACGTACCAGTTCTCTGGTGTGTATGTAGCCATCCAGGCAGTTCTGACGCTGTATGCTCAAG GTTTGTTGACTGGAGTAGTGGTGGATTCCGGAGACGGTGTAACTCACATTTGCCCGGTGTATGAAGgcttttctctccctcaccttACCAGGAGACTAGATATTGCTGGGAGGGATATTACTAGATACCTTATCAAG CTGCTTCTGTTGCGAGGATATGCCTTCAACCATTCTGCTGATTTTGAAACGGTTCGcatgattaaagaaaaattgtgttATGTGGGGTATAATATTGAGCAAGAGCAGAAACTGGCCTTAGAAACCACAGTATTAGTTGAATCTTACACA CTCCCAGATGGCCGCATTATCAAAGTCGGTGGGGAGAGATTTGAAGCACCGGAAGCTTTATTTCAGCCTCACTTGATCAATGTCGAGGGAGTGGGTGTTGCTGAATTGCTTTTTAACACAATCCAGGCAGCTGACATTGATACCAG ATCTGAATTCTATAAGCATATTGTACTATCCGGAGGGTCTACTATGTACCCTGGACTCCCATCACGGTTGGAACGAGAACTTAAACAGCTTTACTTAGAACGGGTTTTAAAGGGAGATGTGGAAAAACTTTCT AAATTTAAGATCCGCATCGAAGACCCACCCCGCAGAAAGCACATGGTATTCCTGGGTGGTGCAGTCCTAGCAGacatcatgaaagacaaagacaactTCTGGATGACCCGACAGGAATACCAAGAAAAGGGTGTCCGTGTGCTGGAGAAACTTGGTGTGACTGTTCGATAA